GCGATGAAGTCGCTGAAGCTGTTGTGCTTGTGCTCCTGCTTGCCGGCGCGGTACCAGGCTTCGCCCAGCTCGCCGCCGCCGCGCACATGGGCGATGGCAAAACCCACGCCGCGTTGCAGCAGGCTCAGGCGGGCATGGGAGAACCACGGGTCGAGGCTTTCGCCATAGGCACCGTAACCGTACAGGTACAGGGGCACCGTCTGGCCCTGGTCCTGCTTGCGACGTACCAGGCTGATCGGCACCTGGGTGCCATCGGCGGCGGTGGCCCACAGGCGCTCGCTGACATAATCGTCGGCGTCGAAATCACCCAGCACCGGGGTTTGCTTGAGCACGGCCTGCTCGCCTGTGGCCAGGTCCAGCTGGCGCACCTGAGCGGGGCGGTTGAGCGCTTCATAACGCAGGCGCACGCGGCGGCTGGCGAATTCCAGGCTGTCCTGCACATACAGGCTGTAGGCGGCGTCGGGCAGTTCCACACGGTAGCTGGCAAGGCCCTGCGGGCGCACTTCGATGATCGGCAGGCCGCCTTCGCGCAGGCTCAGGGTAAGGGCGCTGGCATTCAGGCTGAGGCCTTCGAGCATCACATCGTCACGGTGTGCCACCATTGGTTGCCACTGCGCACGGGCGGGCACCTGATCGGCCGGGGCGTGGTAGAGCGCGAAGTTGATGCCGTCCTGGTTGGTGCGGATGAACCAGCACCATTGGCCGTCGAGCTGGCCATGGTCGGGGAAGTATTCGTGGCCTTCCATCCGCGGTGCCAGGCAGGTGAAATCGGCCTGGGGCGTGTGGGCATCGAGCACCCAGGCTTCACTGGTGGTCTTGCTGTTGAGCAGCAGCACCAACTGCAGTTCGGAGCTTGCGCGGTAGCAGTGCAGGAAGAAGCGACCGTCGGGCTCTTCGAACACGGTCTGCGCGTCGGCTTGGCCCAGGGTGTGGCGACGCAGGCGCCAGGGGCGGTGGGTGTCGTCCAGTTCGGCGAAGAACAGCGTCTGGTTGTCGTTGGCCCAGGTCAGGCTGCCGTCGCAGTCGTCGAAGGGCAGGGTGATCAGCGCGCCGCTGGCCAGGTCCTTGACGTACAGGGTGTAGATTTCGTCGCCACTGGTGTCGAGGCTGTAGGCCAGCAGGCGGTGGTCGGGGCTGATGCTGAAGGCGCCCAGCGACAGGAAGCCACCATTGGCCAGGGCGTTGGGGTCGAGCAGCAGCTGCTCCTGGCTTTCGTCCACGGTGTTGGTGTCGTCCGCCGGGCGCGGGCAACGGTAGTGGCGTGGGTATTCGTCGCCCGCCGTGGTGCGGGTGTAGTACAGGTACGGGCCCCAGGGCGAAGGCAGCGACAGGTCGGTTTCCAGGATGCGGCCCTTGATTTCTTCGAACAACTGTTCGCGCAGGGGCGCCTGGTCGGCCAGGCAGGCTTGCTGGTAGGCGTTTTCGGCCTGCAGGTAGTCGAGCACTTCAGGGGTGTCGCGCTGTTGCAGCCAGGCGTAGGGATCGGCGGCCTGATCCTGGCGGGCGATGGGGGGCTGGAGCGCGTTGGGCATCGGGGATCTCTTGGCTGGGGGGCGCCTGCGCCCGGAAAAGTGTTTATCATAGGCATCTCTTTGCCTGGCTTGCACGATCACCATGACCGAGAACGACTATACCCTCGCCTGGGGCCTCTACGCCGTGGCCGCCCTGGGCTGCCTGTGGGTGGGTTTCAAAATCACCGGCTGGATGTGGCGTTGGCTGCGTGAGCCGCTGCGGGTGATCCTGGCGGTGCTGCTGCTGACCCCGACCGTGGTCGACCCGGCCAAGGATGCCGTTGCCCCGGCCATCGCCATCACCGCCCTGGACCTGGCCTTCAAGGTCGGCAACAACGCCTGGCGGGCAATTTCCGACTTTGCCATGTACGGCATGATCGCCTTTGCGGTGTACGCGCTGTTCGTGCTGCTGCGCTGGCCGCTGGAAAAACGCGCCCGCGAGCGCCGCGAACAGGCCGAGGCCAGCGCCCAGCGCCAGGCCGCCGAGGACGCCCGGCTCGATGCTGGTGCGCCGTTGGCTGCCGAGCGCCACGACCGCTACCGCGATGACCTGCCGCCCGCCGCGCCCTCTGGCGGCCGTGGCCGGGTCGAGCCCCGTTTGTAAGCGGAGACTGCGAACATGTGCGAACTGCTGGGCATGAGCGCCAACGTCCCCACCGACATCGTCTTCAGCTTCACCGGCCTGATGCAGCGCGGCGGGCGAACCGGCCCGCACCGTGATGGCTGGGGCATCGGTTTCTACGAAGGCCGCGGCCTGCGCCTGTTCCAGGACCCTGCCGCAAGCAGCGAGTCGGAAGTGGCCAACCTGGTGCAGCGCTACCCGATCAAGAGCGAGGTGGTCATCGGCCACATCCGCCAGGCCAACGTCGGCCGGGTGTGCCTGTCCAATACGCACCCGTTCGTCCGCGAAATGTGGGGCCGCAACTGGTGCTTCGCGCACAACGGCCAGCTCGGCGACTTCAAGGGCGAGGCGACCTTCTACCGGCCCATCGGCGACACCGACAGCGAGGCCGCCTTCTGCGACCTGCTCAATCGCATCCGCGCTGCCTTCCCGGAGCCTGTCGAAGTGGAACAGCTGCTGACGGTGCTGGTCGAAGCCTGTGCCGAGTACCGCGGCAAAGGCGTGTTCAACTGCCTGCTCAGCGACGGCGACTGGTTGTTCTGCTTCTGCTCGACCAAGCTGGTCCACATCACCCGTCGCGCGCCTTTTGGTGCCGCACGGTTGAAGGATGTCGACCTGATCGTCGACTTTCACACCGAAACCACCCCCAATGACGTGGTGACGGTGATCGCCACCGAGGCCTTGACCGAGAACGAGACCTGGCGGCGCTACGAGCCCGGCCAATGGGGTTTGTGGCGGCACGGAGAATGCGTTTCGCAAGGCCAGAGCTAAGGACGCTGCATGTTCAGAAGTTACCTGCGGTTGCTGCTGTTCACCTTCGGCCTGCTGGCCGGTATCCAGGTCCCCGGGCTGGTCAAGGACTATAGCCAGCGGGTCGAGGCGCACTTGTTCGAATCGCGCCAGGCGCTCGATGGCTTCAAGCAGACCGCCGAACGCTTCTTCAAGGGCGACCTGCAGGCGCTGGTGCGGCATTACCGCAGCAGTGACGACCCGGTGTTCAACAGCGATGCCAACAGTATCGAGAGTCTGTTGATACGTAATCAGCTGCTGGAGAACGAGTGGCAGGCGCTGCAGGGGTCGTGGGTGACGACGACCTGGCATGTGCTGGTGCAGCCGGATCCGCAGTTGCGCGAAGAGACGCTCAAGGGGTACAGCTATCAGATTCTGCTGGTACCCGAGGCGATAGGCTGGGGCGTTGGGGCAGGGTTTGTGCTGGCGTTTGTGGTCGAGAGCCTGTTGCTGGGGATTGGCTGGGTGCTTTTGGGTGGGCGGCGCAAGGCAGTTAAGGAGAGCTGGCGTTGATGGACGATGACTAGGCTTTTGCTAGCGCTCTGTGGCCTGGGATTCTGACCTTAGTTCATATAGGGCTTGCTCAAGGCTGCTCACATCTGATCGATCACCGTCGCGATCATTCTTGCGAAGCCAAACGGGTGCTCTAATATAAAGAGCCCGTACCAAAGATGTTACAACCCTTAATTTATCAACTTGGCCAAGCAACAAAAACTTAAACTTATCGAAGTTTGATGGAGTTCAGGAAATGGTTCGGTTGGTGTGTGGGGGTAGTATGTTCTCGCTAAAACATTCTTGTGCTCTTCATTTTCGGCAGGTTGCGCGCACAAAGTATGGCGCTTGACGTTCTCGTAAAAGTCGTGATCATTGCGTGCTACACTTTGATTTTAATTCCGCGAGTGGCATTACTTTCAATTAACATCTTAACGCGAGCGGTGACTACGATTGTGGTACTTTCTCCTTGCGCTCTTACGGTATCGCTAGAAAGCTCCAGATCATGCTTTAAAACGATTTTGGTACGCCATTGTTGGCCATCGGGTAAGCAACTAGGCAAGGCTCGCTTACAGAATTGCTCAAATCGAGCGCGAACAGCGTCATTGATGATGGCGCTTTATTTTAATAATTCAGGGTCTTCGCCCGTAAGAACCCTGGTCTTAAGCCAGTAGCTTTCTGGGTAGTCATCTTAAATGTATTGTATGAAGTTTCCGGTCATATCGTGATGGTTCGCCATTTGTCGTTGAAGCTCAGGATACCCTTTCTGTTTGTTTTTCATGTCTAATTGTAAATAATCAAATGAAGCTTTTGAGCAGGTTTGTGTGGCTTTGTTTCTAGAGGCCTTTAAGAAAAGCCAAGTATTTTTTATCGAAGCCTTGGAAAGCTCTATCTCCACCCATGACGAACGCTTTCTTGAGCAGCTCTTTAGCGTGATCATTTTCATGCAAGCCAAGATAGGACGCACCCAAAATTATTAAGCTCGAAGTTTCGCGTGGGGGCTTGGTCTCAACTGCCACAAGCGCCCAATCTTTTGCGGTTTTGAAATCACTTGTCTTGAGGGACAGGCCAGACATACATTTGGCAATCCAATGAGAGAGGTCCCAGGCGTTTTGGGGAGCAGGGAGCATGCTCCAAGATGCTTTGTATTTTTCAAAGGCTTGACTGAATTTTCCAGATTCTTCGTATTCATTCCCTTCTTCTATTGTGGCAACAATTTTTTTAGATAGCTGCAAATTAGTTTCTGATAGTTCTTTCATAAAGTTCTCAGTAGCTGAAGCTTTCGTGTGGTCCAATGATTCTATCTGGAGATTTATATAATTCTATCAATTTCGCTCCTGCTGATCTGTTGTGCGAATAATGTTCTAGTTCGTAGTTTTTTGGATCCAGCATCCATTTCCGAACCTCTTTGGATTTGGCACCAAAGAAGCCACCCCGCTCATTCCAGTATGTTACAGCATCACGCTTATGTGCCATGTCTGCTTCCCGAATGGGTACCATTGTCTATCACTCAGGCTTTTGAATTCCATTGCATCACCTTTACCTCGAATTCGACCCTCATCTCTCATTCTTTCAATTACCAATTTCCCAGTTTTGCTGGTCTTGCCCGTCGGCCTGATGCGCATCGCGGGTGATCGCAGCCAAACTGACATTACCCTTCATGATGTAAGTTATCGGTCCAATATCTTCATGAATTTGCTTTCCCATCGGAAATTCAAGATGATCAGGGATGCCTTGATGGTCCTACTTGATCCAGTGCTTTTCCGGGTAGCTCACGGAAGGAATCAAAATCTTCATTGATAAGCACCTCTTATCGAATTTTGTTTGGTTTTATTTGTTGCACCTAATCCTTGGTGATTATCACATGCACTTGCATGGGTTCAGTTTGGAATTGTCAATAAAGCTTCTTCAGTTCGCGCTCTTAACTCTGTAAGGTTATGAGCGACCGCCGAATAGGTAGGGTTTTCCCAGTCGAAATTTTTCACAACTACTGCAAAGAAATTTCCGCGCAGATCGAAGGATGGCCGCCATCCAATATCAAGGATATATCCGTTGGGGAATTCGACTTGCAACATGTCTTCTTTGAGTTCGTCAGCGTGGAGTTCAAGTGCTTCTGTTTCTGGAAGATTGAAATCATCAAACAAAACTTTTCCGTTTTTTAAGTCAAGATTAGGTATCATGTTTTTGTCAGTCTCAAGAATTCATTAAGTGAAATTGGATGTCCGTGTATCGTCCCTGCGCTTTCTTCTACGCGTATCCATTGGCTGGATTTTCCTTCACTAGCTCCTATAATCTCATGCATATCCTTTACCTTCCAGGGTTTGCCATTGGTGACCTGCTGACCAACCGAATGAACGTGGCGCTCCAGTAGTTCGATGTCTGTTCCTGGTTTGTACTTTGCGGGTCCCGTTTTGGTTGATTCAATAACTGATTTCCAGCTCGCATTTTTTGGGGCCGCATGTTTATATCCATGGGGAGTCCATTGAGGCGGTTTTGTTAGCGAGCATGGAGATAGACCTAAGCTGTCGCTCCAGCCCAAAGGGTTAGAGGCGTATTGGTAAAAATTGATGCTGCCTGCTAGTCCAATTGGGTCTTGAGTAATGAACCTTCCAATATTTTGATCGTAGTATCTGAACGTATTGAAGTGTAGCTCTGTTTCTAAGTCGAAGTATTGCCCTTGAAATCGAAGGTTCTGTTGAATTTTACTGGTTGACAGATGCTCTATTGCACCCCACGAGCGGTAAGCGGCTTGCCATACAATTTCGCCTTCGCGTGTGCTTAGCTCTAGCGGCGTTCCGATCTGGTCGTTATGGAAATAGTATATTTCTTGCTTTTTACCTTCAGCGTTGTCCACACGCGCCAACGGCGCATAGCTACCCGGCTCATACAGATACAAGATGCTCTGCCCAGGCATCTCCTCACGCAGCATCCGTAATCCTTGCCAGAGGAAGCGCTTCTGTTCCACCACTCCATCGATTTCCGCATGCTTGGCCACTCGCCGCCCCAGGCTGTCATACCGATAGTGCCCAGTACGCTCAAGCCGACCCTCAACCCAGGTCTCTGCCCGAACCAATCGGTTCTCGCAGTCATAGGCAAAATGCTGCAGCTTGCTGTGCCCGGAGCTCTTCTCGATCAAGTTGCCCCAGGGGTCATAGCGATACTCGTGGTTCTGCCAGTTCGGGATCCGGTTGTCCCTGACCTTGGCGAACCGCCGCGCATTGAAGTCCAGGCGATTACCGGCCGGGTCGTAACGAAATTCCTCGCTGCCTACCAGTGAGCCGGTATCCCGGCTGCGCAACCGGCCATTGGCTTCATAGTCGTACTTGATCTCGCCGCGAAGCTTGTCCAGCGTGCGGGTCAACTCACCCGCGGGGTCGTACTGGTATCGCCGGTGGATCGGGTTGTAGGCATGTTCCACCAGCAGTGATGTGTGGATCCCAGCGTTGTGCACCTGGGAGAGTTTGTCGGCGGGTAAGGTCGACGCGAACTGCCAGGCCTTGCGCCCCATGGCGTCATAGCCGAAGCAACTGGTCAGCTTGCCCTGGGTCCGGTACACCTCGCGGTGCAGGTCGTCGCGCTCGATATCGCTGATCACCTGGCCGTCCAGGTTCAACTGGTGCAGGTGACCGCTGCCGTAGTACAGGTGGTTGAGCTTGCGCCCGTCCGGCAGGGTGAGGGTGGTCAGATTGCTCAGCAGGTCATATTCGTAAGCCAGGACGCCCTCGGCGGTGATTTCCTGCGTCAGGCGGCCGAGCAAGTCGTAGCGGTATCCCAGCGTCTCCTCGGTGACGCCGAGTTGCTTGCCGATGCCGCTTGGCGTGCGCCGGATGCTCAACAGGCGGTCCGCGTCGTCGTAGTCGAATGCCTGATGCGCATCGCGGGTGATCTTGGCCACAAGACGGCCAATCGCATCGCGCTCGAACAGCGTATGACGCTCGGGTTGCTCGGCGTTTTCGCCGTAGCCGGTCTCATCCAGTCGAATCAGGTGGCCGCCGGCGTTGTAGCTGAAGCGCCGGGTCAGGTTGTCCACCCGCACTTCTTCGATCAGCCGGTCCGATGCGTCGTAGGCGAAGCGATAGCTCGCATGGTTTTCGTTGACCAAGGCCGTCAGCCTTAGCGCCTTGTCGTACTCGTAGCGAACGAACGCCCCTTCGGCGTCCTGGCGATAGCTGGGGAGGCCACGCGAGGTCCGCTGCAAGCGCGTGATCTGGCCTTTACCGTCAGTGTGGCTGAGCACCTGCCCGAGGTCGTTGTAGGTAAAGGTTTCTGCCGAACCGTCCGGGTGATTGATGCGCAGCACTTCACCGTCGGGCTTGCGCTCCAGCATGGTGGTGTTGTTCAGCGCGTCGGTGACGGCGACCAGATGTTGGCGTTGGTCATAGCGGTAGTAGGTGCTCTTGCCTGAACAGTCCTGATAGCGCTCGACCTGGGCGTAGGCGTTCCACCACAGGTACTTGGACTTGAAGGTTGGATCGATGATCGTGTGGGGGAGGCCATCGTCGCCGTTGAGGTACTCGGTCTTGTGACCCAGCGCGTCGAAGTCGGCGATCAGGTTGCCCTTGTCGTCGTAGCGGGACTTCCACACGCTGCCATCCGGGAAGCGGGTTTCGGTCACCAGCGGCGTGGCGAAATGGTGCTTGTAGCGCAGGGTGCGGCCGAGCGGGTCGGTTTCTTCGATCAGCCTGGAAAGGTCGTCGTGCTTGAACGCCAGATGGTTGCCATCCGGCAGTTCGATGCCGGCGATATTGCCGAAGGCATCCAGGGCGATTGTGTAGCGTTCGCCGCCGAAGTCGCGGCTGGCGACGATGCGGTTGTCTTCGTTGTACTGGATCTGCAGTTCGCGGCCCAGCGCATCGGTGGCCCAGCTGGTTCGGGCAGCCGTGTCATAGCGCAAGTGGTAGTGCTCGCCGTCGCTGGTCGAATGTTCGACCACGCGCCGCTGACCCTCGACCTCAGCCCAGCGGTACTCGCAGATCAGGCCCAGGGCATTGCTGTGGCGGTCCATGAGGCCATCGGCGTAGCCGAAGGTGCGGGAGGTATCGCCGTTGCGGTTGGTGACGTGGACCAGTTGGCCTGCGCTGTCGTAGCGATACTGCACGAGGGTTTCGACGGCAGCATCGTCAACGATGCGCTTGACCGATGTCAGGCGGCCGAAAGGGGCCTCGTAGTGCAGGTGCAGCCGTATCCCGCCGGGTGCGCTGATGTCGGTGAGGCAACCGTCGGCGTTGCGGGTGAGGTGCAGGTAATGGCCCAGGGCGTTTTCCAGGCGCTGCAGGGGCACTTCACGGTTGTCGTTGGGCACTTCGCCGAAATAGAAGAACAGGTTGTCGAGGGTCTGCAGGATGTAGTGCCCACCGAGGGTGCGGACCAGCGTCAGTTGCTCGTGCGGGTTGTAAATGCGCTCACCCGGCTCGACATCGACGAAGGGAAGGCTGCGACCCTGGTTGTCCTTCAGGTACACGAAACAGCCTTGCGGCGCAGGCTCTGTTCCCAGGGCAAGGTCCAGCCACGCCCGAGCACGCTGCCGGTATCCAGGTCACTGGCGTAGAACCGTGACCATTCGATGGGCATGAGGCCGGGGATGACGAAATCGGTTTCGTCCGTGAGTACCTTGCGCCCGCAGGTGAGATCCACCGGGTTGCCGAGCAGCCCGCCCAGGGCGCGCTCCACGGCAGGGCCGATGATGTAGCGGCCTGCCAGGTAGCTGCCGGCGATGGCCAGCCCCACTTGCAAGGCACAGGGCCTGGCGGCCTTGAGGCCGGCCTGCAGGCCCATGGTCGCGACGTTGAACACCGAGCGGCCCATCGAGGCCACGACCATCAGCACATCGACGGTGACGCGCAGCTCGTCCGGCACCTCTTCGCTGACCTTGAGGTAGCGCTGGGTGCCGCCACCGATGAACACGTTGTTCGAGCCACTTGCGATCGTCGCGCCGCAGGTCAGCTTGTCACCCTTGCGCGCCGCTGCGACGCCGTTGATGAAGACATTGCCGGAACCCTCCGCAACCTGCACCGGCGCCGGGTGCTGCTCGCACACCGCGGTGCTTTGCACGACATGTGCGGCATTGCGGCCATTGATGAAGACGTTGGGTGAACAGCCAGGTCGCTCGATCTGTCCGGCGGGTGAGCCAAAGGTCGAGCCGAACTCTTCGCCCAGCTTGGGCAGGGCGCTGGCACCCAGGCCGATGACCATGGCCAGCAGAATGCTGCCGAACCCGGCCGTGCAGATGATGAACGAGGCGGCGGCAACCATGGCCAGCCCGGCCACGGCACCCGCCAGGAACCCGGTCAGCGCCGAGGTGTGCTCGATATCGTCGCCCCAGCGTGCTGCTTCGAACATGGCGCCTACTCCTGGGCAACTGCGGGGGCGCAGGTGATGTTGGCGACCATCGCATCGAAGGTGATCAACCAGCTGGCCAACGCCTCCTGGTCGGGGTCGACGATCGTGGAGAGGGTGAGCGCCTGTGCTTGCTGGCCGACGCTCTCGGGGACCAGCAGCATCACGGCCTGGCAGTGCCGTGCCTCATCGGCGTTACAGAAGTGGTAATCCAGGCGCAGCGCGTCGTGACCGGCGAAGCTGCAGGCCTGCTTGCGGATGAGGGTGATTTCGGTGTGGCGCTGGCGTGCCTCTGCCAGGTGCTGTTCGAGCACTCGTTCGAGTGTCTGTCCCTGCGCAAGGGGACTGCGTTGCGTATGCAGGGTGACCTGATGCTGCCCGACCTGAAGTGTCGTGGTGCAAACGCGCAGCTCAAACCCTGGTGGCATGGACAGGCGCAAGCCGGCAAGGGTCAGTTCGTTGCGGTCGGGAACCAGTGGCAGCGGTCGGGCACGTTCTGCCAGTTTTGCGGCTTGCAAGGCCGCTTCAGCAGCGGCGTCACGTTCCGCCTGTTCCCTGGCCGCCTTTTCAGCGGCTTCACGCTTTTCTGAAATGCGGTCGTAGAGGCTGGTTCTTCTGATCATGGCCGGCCGCCTTGTCTGACAGAGACGAGGCGGCCATGTGCTGCAGTGCGCATGGCAAAGGTATCTCCCTGATAATTTGGCTAGCCCGCTAGTGCGGTGCTCCTTGCTCTGGCCTTGGACCGCGCAGAGTTAATACCCGGGAAAATTGTGCTGTCAATGCGCTGCGCCCCAGAGAAATCAGGGGTCTCAGCCCTGTTAGGTGATGGCAGATTGCTTCATGAGGGCAATGTTGGCGGGGTGGCGGGAGGTAGCTGAGCCCTTGACCCATCGGGTCTGCAGATAGGCGAGTGGAAACCTGCAGGGCCTGTGAGCGAGGGGCATGTGAACAAGTTGTAAACGTTTGTGGCGATGGATCAGTTTCAGAAGTTTCCGTAGGAAGAGTTACTGAGTTGGCGTATTCCAGTTCCGTCAGGTTCGGCCCTATCGCCGGCAAGCCGGCTCCCACAGAGACCTGAGGGTGTCAGAAATTTTGTGTTCGGGCATAACATGAGTAAGAGGTGCATGTATGCCAACCAAAAAGAAACCCCTGCGTGACCTGCCCAAAATCCCCAAAGAGCTGCTGGAGCAGTTCGGTGAGGGCCTGATGACCGCAGAAGCTATCGAGGATGCCTCTGCGGCGTTCAAAAAGGCCTTGATCGAGCGTGCTCTGCATGCCGAGCTTGGTCACCACCTGGGTTATCCGCCGGGCGCGCAGCGCCCAGAGGATGAAACCAACCAGCGTAACGGCAAGAGTGGCAAGACGGTTTTGACCGGCGATGGCCCGCTGCGGCTGGAAATTCCTCGTGATCGAGACGGCAGTTTTGCGCCCATTCTGATCCCTAAGCACGAACGGCGGTACACCGGTTTCGATGACAAGATCATCGCCATGTACGCCCGTGGCATGACGGTCAGAGAGATCCGAGCGTTTCTGTCCGAGCAGTATGGAACCGACGTTTCGCCCGATTTCATCAGCTCTGTGACAGACGAGGTCATGGAAGAGATTGGCGCGTGGCAACAGCGGCCATTGGAGCCGATGTACCCGGTCATTTTCTTTGATGCGCTGCGGGTGAAAATTCGCGAAGAAGGCCTGGTGCGCAACAAGGCCATTTACCTGGCTTTGGGCGTTCTACCCGACGGGACGCGCGATATCTTAGGCATCTGGATCGAGAACACCGAGGGTGCGAAGTTCTGGATGAAGGTTTTTAACGATCTCAAGACGCGTGGTGTCGAGGATGTGCTGATTGCCGTGACCGATGGCCTCAAAGGCATGCCAGAGGCTCTCAGCGCCGTGTTTCCAGAAACGACGCTGCAGACGTGCATCGTGCACCTGATCCGCAACAGCCTCGACTACGTGGCTTGGGACAAGCGCCGGGCACTGGCCAAGGCGTTGAAACCGATTTACCAGGCCATCAATGCAGAAGCGGCTGAGCAGGCATTGGATGAGTTTGAAAACGGACCCTGGGGCAAACAGTATCCAACGGTCGTGGCAGCCTGGAGACGCGCCTGGGATCGAGTGATTCCCTTCTTTGTCTTCCCACCTGCCATCCGCAAAGTGATCTACACCACCAACGCTATTGAGAGCATCAACGCCCAGCTACGCAAAATCATTAAAACTCGGGGGCATTTCCCGAACGATGAAGCAGCCACCAAGCTGATCTGGCTGGGGCTGCGGAACATCACGGCAAACTGGGGCTCGGCGGCGCATGATTGGAAAAGTGCGATGAATCAATTCGCGATTCTGTACGGGGATCGGTTCATCAGGCCGACGTGGTGAAAATCGGGCCTGCCTAACGGCAGGCCATTACCGGCCCGAACACAAAAAAACTGACAGTCCCAGAGACCTCGCAGTTCACTTACCTGTGGGAGCCGGCTTGCCGGCGATAGGGCGGGACTGGCACTGGAAAACCATCAGACCAGCACAATCCTCTGCGCCCCGACATCCCGCGCGTACCGCTCCAGCACCTGCCGGCATACCCCGACCACCTCATCCACCAACGCCACCCCGGTCTGCCAGGCGACGACCAGTTCCAGGCTCGGCGGTGGCTGCAAGCCTTCGAGCAGCACCAGTTCGCCGCGGCTCAGCTCTTCACCGACCAGCGCCGGCGGCAACGCACCGATGCCGAAGCCATCGCGCAGCAGGCGGGTAATCGCCGCCACCGAGTTCACGCAGTTCAGGCGCGGGGCCTGGGCGCCTGCGGCTTGCAGCATGCTGAGCACTTCCTGGTGGGGACGCGAGTTCTTCGAGAAGGTCACGATCCGCTCGCGGGCCAGTTCGGCCAGGGACGCGTAATCGCGGTGCTGGGCGGCACCAGCAGCCACCACCCAGCCCATGGGGTAGCGCGCCAGGTCCTGGCTGCGGATCGACCGCTCACGCAACAGGTCGGTCTGCAGGATCACATCGAGAAAGCCTTTTTGCAGCTGTTCGCGCAAGTTCAGCGCGGTATCGGCGACCAGTTCGATCTCTACCTGGGGATAGCGCTCGGACAGTTCCGCCACCAGTGCGCTCATCCAGGTGTGAATGACCGTGTCCATCACGCCAAGGCGAATGCGCCCGACCTTGGCGCGGTCGCTGTCCAGCGACTGCTTCATCGCCTTGGCGGTGTCGAGCATGCGCTCGGCGTACTCCAGCACCTTGGTGCCTTCCGGGGTCAGGCTGACGCCACGTGAGTCGCGCAGCAGCAGTTTCACCCCAAGGTCCGCCTCCAGCGCGGCGATGCGGCTGGAGACCGATGCCTGGGTGGTGAACAGTTTTTCGGCAGTGAGGCGAAAGCTCTTGAGCCGGGCGACCCAGACGAAGGTTTCGAGGAAGCGAAGGTTCATGATCAGTTTTTCTTGTTCCAGACCGGCGGTTTTTCTCGTTGGACGCACGTGACGCGGGCTCTGAACAATGGTGCCCAGGCCGCGACGCCAGACGTCGCCCATAAAACAATACCAACAAGCCGAGGCAAGCATGAACCCGACCGGCGTGCAGCAGCAGGTTTCGCCCTCATCTTCCACCGGGCCTTTCGCCTGGTACCGCGACATCGACTCCCAGCAACGTCGCACCTTCTGGAGCTGCAAGATCGGCTATGGCCTGGACGGCATGGACACGCAGATGCTCAGCTTCGTCATCCCCACGCTGATCATGCTGTGGGGCATCAGCACCACCGAGGCCGGGCTGATCCACACCAGCACCCTGATCGCCTCGGCCCTTGG
The Pseudomonas sp. KU43P genome window above contains:
- a CDS encoding LysR family transcriptional regulator, translating into MNLRFLETFVWVARLKSFRLTAEKLFTTQASVSSRIAALEADLGVKLLLRDSRGVSLTPEGTKVLEYAERMLDTAKAMKQSLDSDRAKVGRIRLGVMDTVIHTWMSALVAELSERYPQVEIELVADTALNLREQLQKGFLDVILQTDLLRERSIRSQDLARYPMGWVVAAGAAQHRDYASLAELARERIVTFSKNSRPHQEVLSMLQAAGAQAPRLNCVNSVAAITRLLRDGFGIGALPPALVGEELSRGELVLLEGLQPPPSLELVVAWQTGVALVDEVVGVCRQVLERYARDVGAQRIVLV